One Coffea arabica cultivar ET-39 chromosome 5c, Coffea Arabica ET-39 HiFi, whole genome shotgun sequence DNA window includes the following coding sequences:
- the LOC113689419 gene encoding putative late blight resistance protein homolog R1A-3, which produces MASTSITCISSILADLQALENDYPEFPNWPQQYLRRMRHMLRYLRTFLLCAIKYSNGDVQLLFDNKKNQANNHHASLEALAVRIGEAIPKWAKEIQSSDQPWKVVHDLEKDMESFEQEICEWYVFFLGSSSRQSSNSVVRKDDLMEFMDSLLENLVNYLPRSRLPHQVGLIKALEEKLAFMKNFIRFLTLHGVANTELGPLLVHTEAVAINAAGLSYKFQFKKGFGSPKDIKENISELPQKIIPVEPQVLDTCIQALAASKLSRQSYGDTDERILRDFYHSLLRNLWEKLKHGTCPVILRQLQMFYEGLNSLRTILKEKPKEFNEKVRDPTRVVKCYGGDFISPLSLNAIKDGIQAKDMDIVCSELSEIIKLINAVITEKCPESSSFTFPTTNGLGFVDSLLEKMMDVTSSEAGSIALIDHPIQKVQEVLVCLRSLLWKIVELQNEDEEVQAIWNRIVGVAYRIELFIDSLITGNILDSSSMSIHSILEEMNIIEAAALKICDSERLGGKVSEVTKRFNHMPQEGSKPIVNDLVVGFEDETASIINGLRNGSRQVKIVSIVGMPGCGKTTLARKVYNDSSVKSHFYERAWCTVSQIYQKRNLLLQILTCIESKLPEEVFKMGEEDLALQVKRRLLKNRYLVVLDDVWDIDAWNGLEASFPDDGNGSRVILTSRLRGVAPQAKLDHEPYSLPQLTPNETWDLLKGKLYPGQDLAPPELCEIRQQVVEMCQGLPLTVVILAGILSRMDRYGWKEAVEGLSSRNVSSTEQCTATLELSYKHLPDNLKACFLYFGAFPEDHEHNTRRLISLWVAEGFVQKTQLKRSEDVANDYLMELISRSLVIVSKPRSIDGVKACRIHDLLYEFCVTKAKEEKLLQRVRRYDDLSAFTLPCYLRRLCIIDSKVEHFDNLRLFSPAIRSLLLFSHDEDSNSFDLRFIFHIIKLVKVLDLSQIGLDPFPREVELLVHLRYLAILGRGKISLPSSVCNLPNLETLIWRNSSTHRSVSLPDTVWNLKKLRHLQLIDEVDKHYCFFFPRDNLDNSSQLRDLDFLSCLSLDPEENISKLLRKFPNIRKLRCSVNLKPDVQYHVAMDCLSQLESLSLSCVIYGGGRYQLDFQFPLTIKKLTLSYFRLPWSKMAAIGNLPNLEVLKLLKQAFEGEIWEMEVEKFPKVRFLKLASLNIVKWTASSEYEYEDQYYFPRLQKLVLDRCGALQEIPSCLGNSYALEIIEVSKCPSCTSSLEEIQEEQRSNGNTDLKILIS; this is translated from the coding sequence ATGGCCTCCACTAGTATCACTTGTATTTCTTCCATCTTGGCTGATCTGCAAGCGCTGGAGAACGATTATCCAGAATTTCCAAATTGGCCGCAGCAGTACCTGAGACGCATGAGACACATGCTAAGATATCTGAGAACATTTCTTCTGTGTGCGATAAAATACAGCAACGGTGATGTGCAATTACTATTTGACAACAAAAAGAACCAGGCAAATAATCATCATGCAAGCCTAGAAGCTCTGGCAGTTCGGATTGGAGAAGCCATTCCCAAGTGGGCAAAGGAGATCCAATCTTCTGATCAGCCTTGGAAGGTGGTCCATGATTTAGAAAAAGACATGGAATCCTtcgaacaagaaatttgcgaaTGGTACGTCTTTTTCTTGGGTTCCTCGTCACGGCAGTCCAGTAATTCGGTCGTTCGAAAAGATGACCTTATGGAATTCATGGATTCTCTTCTGGAGAATCTAGTGAATTATCTTCCAAGGAGTCGGCTGCCACATCAAGTTGGACTAATTAAAGCCCTTGAAGAGAAGCTGGCGTTCATGAAAAACTTCATCCGTTTTCTCACACTGCATGGCGTTGCAAACACAGAATTGGGACCATTGTTGGTTCACACTGAAGCTGTGGCTATCAATGCAGCAGGCCTCTCTTATAAGTTCCAGTTTAAGAAGGGTTTCGGATCGCCCAAGGATATCAAGGAAAACATTTCGGAACTGCCGCAGAAGATTATTCCTGTTGAACCGCAAGTCCTTGACACTTGTATCCAGGCCCTGGCTGCTTCAAAGTTATCAAGACAATCATACGGAGATACAGATGAGCGCATATTGAGAGACTTCTACCATTCTCTCCTGCGTAATCTTTGGGAGAAACTAAAGCATGGTACTTGTCCTGTAATTTTGCGTCAACTACAAATGTTTTACGAGGGGCTCAATTCCTTGAGAACCATTTTGAAGGAGAAGCCAAAGGAGTTCAATGAGAAAGTAAGAGATCCTACTCGAGTCGTGAAATGTTATGGAGGAGATTTTATTTCCCCACTCTCTCTGAATGCAATCAAAGACGGCATACAAGCCAAGGATATGGATATCGTGTGTTCTGAGTTATCGGAAATAATTAAGCTCATCAATGCAGTAATCACAGAGAAGTGTCCAGAATCATCATCATTCACTTTTCCTACGACCAATGGACTGGGCTTTGTTGATTCCCTTCTAGAAAAGATGATGGATGTGACAAGTTCTGAGGCCGGCTCGATTGCTTTGATCGATCATCCAATTCAAAAAGTCCAGGAAGTACTTGTTTGTTTACGTTCTTTGCTGTGGAAAATTGTGGAGCTGCAAAATGAAGATGAGGAGGTCCAGGCAATTTGGAATCGTATTGTTGGGGTGGCATACAGGATAGAGCTTTTTATTGACTCCTTAATAACTGGAAATATCTTAGATTCTTCTTCAATGTCTATTCATTCCATTTTAGAAGAAATGAACATCATTGAAGCTGCGGCCTTGAAGATTTGTGATAGCGAAAGACTTGGTGGAAAAGTTAGCGAAGTAACGAAGAGATTCAATCACATGCCACAAGAAGGAAGTAAGCCAATAGTCAATGATTTGGTGGTGGGATTCGAGGATGAGACGGCATCGATAATCAATGGACTCAGAAATGGATCACGCCAAGTGAAAATTGTTTCCATTGTGGGTATGCCGGGATGCGGTAAGACAACTTTGGCTAGAAAAGTGTACAATGATTCTTCAGTGAAGTCCCATTTTTATGAGCGTGCTTGGTGTACTGTTtctcaaatatatcaaaagagAAATCTGTTGCTTCAAATTTTGACTTGTATTGAGTCCAAGCTTCCTGAGGAAGTTTTTAAGATGGGTGAAGAAGATCTGGCTCTTCAAGTCAAAAGACGTTTGCTGAAAAACAGATATCTCGTTGTTTTGGACGATGTATGGGACATTGATGCATGGAACGGATTGGAAGCCTCATTCCCTGATGATGGAAATGGAAGTAGAGTTATCTTGACAAGTCGGCTCCGTGGTGTTGCTCCGCAAGCCAAACTCGACCATGAACCGTATTCTCTTCCTCAACTCACTCCTAATGAGACCTGGGATTTGCTAAAAGGGAAGTTATATCCTGGACAAGATTTGGCTCCTCCAGAACTATGTGAAATTCGACAGCAAGTCGTGGAAATGTGTCAAGGACTACCTCTTACGGTTGTCATTCTTGCCGGAATTCTCTCAAGGATGGACCGATATGGTTGGAAAGAAGCTGTGGAAGGTTTAAGTTCAAGGAATGTTTCTAGTACGGAACAATGTACCGCTACATTAGAGCTGAGTTACAAACATTTACCTGATAATCTGAAGgcatgttttctttattttggagcCTTTCCAGAAGACCATGAACACAATACCAGGAGGTTGATTTCTCTATGGGTTGCTGAAGGTTTTGTTCAAAAAACTCAGCTCAAGAGATCAGAGGATGTGGCAAATGATTACCTGATGGAACTTATTAGCAGAAGCTTAGTCATAGTTTCGAAACCAAGATCCATTGATGGGGTCAAAGCTTGTCGCATTCACGATTTGTTATATGAGTTTTGTGTGACAAAAGCCAAAGAAGAAAAGCTTTTGCAGCGGGTACGTAGGTATGATGACTTATCTGCTTTCACTTTGCCATGTTACCTACGTCGCTTATGCATTATTGATTCTAAGGTGGAGCACTTTGACAACTTGAGGTTATTCTCTCCTGCCATACGCAGTCTATTATTATTCAGTCACGATGAAGACAGTAATAGTTTTGACCTTCGATTCATTTTTCACATCATCAAACTTGTCAAAGTGTTAGATTTGAGCCAAATTGGACTCGACCCCTTTCCTAGAGAGGTAGAACTGCTTGTTCACTTGCGCTACTTGGCGATTCTAGGTCGAGGTAAAATCAGTCTCCCATCATCAGTATGCAATCTCCcgaatttggaaactttgatttGGCGAAATTCCTCAACTCATCGTTCAGTTTCACTACCAGATACCGTATGGAACCTGAAGAAACTAAGGCATTTACAACTAATTGATGAGGTCGATAAgcattattgtttttttttccctagaGACAATCTTGACAACTCGTCACAGTTGCGTGACTTAGATTTCTTGTCCTGTTTGTCTCTCGATCCTGAGGAAAACATCAGCAAGCTGTTGAGAAAGTTTCCAAATATCCGCAAGCTGAGATGCTCTGTCAATCTGAAGCCAGATGTTCAATATCATGTAGCAATGGATTGTCTAAGTCAGTTGGAATCACTCAGTCTGAGTTGCGTTATTTACGGCGGTGGCCGATATCAGTTAGATTTCCAATTTCCTTTGACTATTAAAAAATTGACCCTATCTTATTTTCGCTTGCCATGGAGCAAAATGGCAGCAATTGGAAATCTACCCAATCTTGAGGTACTCAAATTACTCAAACAAGCCTTTGAGGGGGAAATATGGGAAATGGAAGTGGAGAAGTTCCCTAAAGTTCGTTTCTTGAaattagcttccttgaacattGTGAAGTGGACAGCCTCCTCCGAGTATGAGTACGAGGACCAGTACTATTTTCCTCGTCTCCAGAAGCTAGTATTGGATCGCTGTGGAGCGTTGCAGGAGATCCCTTCTTGTTTGGGAAATAGTTATGCCCTTGAAATAATTGAGGTGTCAAAATGTCCCAGCTGTACCAGTTcattggaagaaattcaggaaGAGCAAAGAAGCAATGGAAATACCGATCTGAAGATCCTTATCTCATAA